Proteins found in one Tepidamorphus gemmatus genomic segment:
- the lpxK gene encoding tetraacyldisaccharide 4'-kinase — MRAPRFWSGPRPDWRAACLWPLSLPYAAIAGRRFARPPTARAPVPVVCVGNPTVGGSGKTPAAILIARLLAALGRRPVFLSRGYGANVAQPTVVDAAVHGAAEVGDEPLLLARHAPVVVSPDRTAGAGLAATLGDVVVMDDGFQNPGLAKDLSLLVIDGGYGIGNGWCLPAGPLRLPLGPQLSRAQAVIIVGAGEPGEQVAAMARARGLTVLRGVLRPDAAMATALAARPVVAFAGIGRPEKFFATLGDIGAKVLEARGFPDHHRFSEADARGLLAILRRSGAIPVTTEKDRVRLGAPVSGALKALADAAVAVPVTLALDEPSAIALHALLNARLTSPRAM; from the coding sequence GTGCGGGCGCCCCGCTTCTGGAGCGGCCCGCGGCCGGACTGGCGCGCCGCCTGTCTGTGGCCGCTGTCGCTGCCCTATGCGGCGATCGCCGGCCGTCGGTTCGCCCGTCCGCCGACCGCACGAGCGCCGGTCCCGGTCGTCTGCGTCGGAAATCCGACGGTCGGCGGGTCGGGCAAGACCCCGGCCGCGATCCTGATCGCCCGGCTGCTCGCGGCGCTCGGCCGACGCCCGGTGTTCCTCAGCCGGGGATATGGCGCCAATGTCGCGCAGCCGACAGTCGTGGATGCCGCCGTCCATGGTGCCGCGGAGGTCGGCGACGAACCGCTGTTGCTCGCCCGGCACGCGCCGGTGGTCGTGTCGCCCGACCGGACGGCCGGGGCCGGTCTGGCGGCCACGCTGGGCGATGTCGTCGTCATGGACGACGGTTTCCAGAACCCGGGGCTCGCCAAGGATCTGTCGCTGCTGGTCATCGATGGTGGCTACGGGATCGGCAACGGCTGGTGCCTGCCGGCAGGTCCGCTGCGGCTGCCGCTCGGCCCGCAGCTGTCCCGTGCGCAGGCGGTGATCATCGTCGGTGCCGGCGAACCGGGCGAACAGGTCGCGGCGATGGCGCGTGCACGCGGTCTGACGGTGCTGCGCGGGGTGCTCCGGCCGGATGCGGCGATGGCCACCGCCCTTGCAGCTCGGCCGGTCGTCGCCTTTGCCGGTATCGGCCGGCCGGAGAAATTCTTCGCCACCCTGGGCGACATCGGCGCGAAGGTGCTGGAGGCGAGGGGCTTCCCGGACCATCATCGCTTCAGCGAGGCCGATGCGCGCGGCCTCCTCGCGATCCTCCGGCGCAGCGGCGCGATCCCGGTGACCACGGAAAAGGATCGTGTCCGGCTGGGCGCCCCGGTGTCCGGCGCCCTGAAGGCGCTTGCCGATGCTGCCGTGGCGGTTCCGGTCACGCTCGCCCTCGACGAGCCCTCGGCAATCGCGCTGCATGCCCTGCTGAACGCCCGCCTGACGTCGCCGCGAGCCATGTGA
- a CDS encoding 3-deoxy-D-manno-octulosonic acid transferase — translation MAPPVETGRSPLLIVYRAATALADPLAGPILGWRTRRGKEDPRRRSERYGIATVDRPPGPLVWVHAASVGETVSVLPLIDAIIARHAVSVVLTTGTVTSARLAAARLGDHAVHQYAPLDARRFVRRFLDHWRPGLAVFVESELWPNMILETGAFGASLALVNARMSDRSFRRWQGRAPGMARTLLGRFDLCLAQSELDAGRLVELGAGPVCWTGNLKYDVPPPRASAVELGRLRAVLRDRPRWAVASIHPGEDEAVLDAERLLRERHPGMLAIVAPRHPERGSDIVAAAAARGLSAMLRSSGALPGPEIDVYVVDTIGELGLVYALAPVAFMGGSLVRHGGQNPIEPAKLSTAILHGPHIGNFAEVYAALQAAGGAELVTSAIDLASKVQRLIETPASAALRADAARRAVAAFAGALDRVVTALDPLLLAMARE, via the coding sequence ATGGCCCCGCCCGTTGAAACCGGCCGCTCGCCCCTGCTGATCGTCTATCGCGCGGCGACCGCCCTCGCCGATCCGCTGGCCGGTCCGATTCTCGGTTGGCGGACCCGGCGCGGCAAGGAAGATCCGCGACGGCGCAGCGAACGCTACGGCATCGCGACCGTCGATCGTCCGCCCGGACCGCTCGTCTGGGTACATGCGGCGAGCGTCGGCGAGACCGTCTCCGTGCTGCCGCTGATCGACGCCATCATCGCCCGTCACGCCGTGTCGGTGGTGCTGACGACGGGGACGGTGACCTCCGCCCGCCTCGCTGCAGCCCGGCTCGGCGACCATGCCGTGCATCAGTACGCGCCGCTCGATGCCCGTCGCTTCGTCCGACGCTTTCTGGATCATTGGCGGCCTGGGCTGGCGGTGTTCGTCGAATCCGAGCTCTGGCCCAACATGATCCTTGAGACCGGGGCTTTCGGAGCTTCCCTGGCCCTGGTCAACGCGCGGATGTCCGACCGCTCGTTCCGGCGCTGGCAGGGGCGGGCGCCGGGCATGGCCCGGACGCTGCTCGGGCGCTTCGACTTGTGCCTGGCCCAATCAGAGCTCGACGCCGGGCGCCTGGTCGAGCTCGGCGCCGGGCCGGTCTGCTGGACGGGCAACCTCAAGTACGACGTGCCGCCGCCACGCGCCTCGGCGGTGGAGCTCGGCCGACTGAGGGCAGTCCTGCGCGACCGTCCGCGCTGGGCGGTGGCCAGCATCCACCCCGGCGAGGATGAGGCGGTGCTCGATGCCGAGCGGCTGCTGCGCGAGCGGCACCCGGGCATGCTGGCAATCGTCGCGCCCCGCCACCCCGAACGCGGCTCCGACATCGTCGCTGCTGCCGCTGCGCGTGGCCTGTCGGCCATGCTGCGGTCGTCGGGGGCACTGCCGGGGCCGGAAATCGACGTCTATGTCGTCGACACCATCGGCGAACTCGGTCTCGTCTATGCGCTCGCGCCGGTCGCATTCATGGGCGGCTCGCTGGTCCGCCACGGCGGGCAGAACCCGATCGAGCCTGCCAAGCTGTCCACCGCCATCCTGCATGGGCCGCATATCGGCAATTTTGCCGAGGTCTATGCGGCACTTCAGGCTGCCGGCGGCGCCGAGCTCGTTACCAGCGCGATCGACCTGGCCAGCAAGGTGCAACGGCTCATCGAGACACCGGCCTCGGCGGCGCTGCGGGCCGATGCGGCGCGCCGCGCCGTCGCCGCCTTCGCCGGTGCCCTCGACCGCGTGGTCACGGCTCTCGACCCGCTGCTCCTCGCCATGGCGCGGGAGTAG
- a CDS encoding lysophospholipid acyltransferase family protein has product MLKRITSARSVQVAAGVLIAAYLKLVYRTSRFTIEPPDIYERIDREQPVILAFWHGQHFLTPFIKRPYHRARVLISRHRDGEINAQAAERLGIGTIRGSGDTKGKFHVKGGATAFRAMLQSLEQGINVALTADVPKISRRCGLGVVKLAQQSGRPIVPVAIATRYRKVMRSWDRAAVNLPFGPGAAVAGDPIFVAADADRDGLEAARLAVEQALEACTARAYEIVDGPAR; this is encoded by the coding sequence ATGCTGAAGCGGATCACGTCCGCCCGGTCGGTCCAGGTTGCGGCGGGTGTGCTGATCGCCGCCTATCTGAAGCTGGTCTACCGGACCAGCCGATTCACCATCGAACCGCCCGACATCTACGAGCGGATCGATCGCGAACAGCCGGTGATCCTGGCATTCTGGCATGGACAGCATTTCCTGACGCCGTTCATCAAGCGGCCGTACCATCGCGCCAGGGTGCTGATCTCGCGTCACCGCGATGGAGAGATCAATGCCCAGGCGGCCGAGCGTCTTGGCATCGGCACAATCCGCGGCTCCGGCGACACCAAGGGCAAGTTCCACGTCAAGGGTGGCGCAACCGCCTTCCGCGCCATGCTGCAGTCGCTCGAGCAGGGCATCAACGTGGCGCTGACCGCCGACGTGCCGAAGATCTCGCGCCGCTGCGGGCTCGGTGTCGTCAAGCTGGCCCAGCAATCGGGACGGCCGATCGTCCCGGTCGCCATCGCCACCCGCTATCGCAAGGTTATGCGCAGCTGGGACAGGGCGGCGGTCAATCTGCCGTTCGGCCCCGGAGCCGCCGTCGCCGGAGATCCCATCTTCGTGGCCGCCGATGCCGACCGCGACGGGCTCGAAGCGGCCCGGCTGGCCGTCGAGCAGGCCCTCGAGGCCTGCACGGCCCGTGCCTACGAGATCGTCGATGGCCCCGCCCGTTGA
- a CDS encoding ABC transporter ATP-binding protein, which yields MVSNVFSDSSAVDRIDDSLHASNLSTWQVVRRLVRDHLLPRKRLLIGCFAAMGISAATTGSLPFLMQMAADDVFLGKDERMLYVLPLLVVILVGLKAGSEYFATVGQAYVGNRIVADLRVEMFERLTQADLGWLQRTHSGRFVSSFMNDVLAIREAASLAIVALGQNILKVVMLTGAMVYMDWRLSIVAMITIPFAIRVLGRQRRRVHVSATKTFQETGDLGILVSQTLTGIRVVKAYDREEHETERARRIIDRTLEFIMRSVRTKASSGPIVEALTGVGFALAIFYGGYQGIHGALTAGHFMGFVTAAMLMYQPMKAVAALQTMLQEGVAAANRVFGIIDLDSRVREVPGALPLKVTSGEIRFEQVSFAYRDGEPVLRALDLLVRPGQRVALVGPSGAGKSTVLNLLLRFYDPQSGRILIDGQPIADATISSVRLASALVTQEPVLFDDTIRANIMYGSEGASEEAMIAAAKAAYAHDFIMNFPKGYDTPVGEAGGLLSGGQRQRIAFARAMLRDAPILLLDEPTSSLDSEAEAQIQKALDELLKGRTVIMIAHRLSTVKKADVIHVMEAGRVIESGSHDELVALGGAYARLHRTQFGSNDDTPKHGKPRRAGAASA from the coding sequence GTGGTATCGAACGTCTTCAGCGACAGCAGCGCGGTCGACCGGATCGACGACAGCCTGCACGCCTCGAATCTGTCGACCTGGCAGGTCGTGCGGCGGCTGGTGCGCGATCACCTGCTGCCACGCAAGCGGCTGCTGATCGGCTGCTTCGCGGCAATGGGCATCTCGGCGGCAACGACGGGTTCGCTGCCGTTCCTGATGCAGATGGCTGCCGACGACGTCTTTCTCGGCAAGGACGAGCGGATGCTGTACGTCCTGCCGCTGCTCGTCGTCATCCTTGTCGGATTGAAGGCCGGCTCGGAGTACTTCGCCACCGTCGGTCAGGCTTATGTCGGCAACCGCATCGTCGCCGACCTGCGTGTCGAGATGTTCGAGCGCCTGACCCAGGCCGATCTCGGCTGGCTGCAGCGCACCCATTCCGGCCGTTTCGTCTCGAGCTTCATGAACGACGTGCTGGCGATCCGCGAGGCGGCAAGCCTCGCGATCGTGGCGCTCGGCCAGAACATCCTCAAGGTGGTCATGCTGACCGGCGCGATGGTCTACATGGACTGGCGCCTCTCGATCGTGGCGATGATAACCATTCCCTTCGCCATCCGCGTGCTCGGCCGCCAGCGTCGGCGGGTGCATGTCTCTGCCACCAAGACCTTCCAGGAGACCGGCGATCTCGGCATCCTGGTCTCGCAGACGCTGACCGGCATCCGCGTCGTCAAGGCCTACGACCGCGAGGAGCACGAGACGGAGCGGGCGCGCCGGATCATCGACCGCACGCTCGAGTTCATCATGCGCTCGGTGCGCACCAAGGCCTCGTCCGGACCGATCGTCGAGGCGCTGACTGGCGTCGGCTTTGCGCTCGCCATATTCTATGGCGGCTATCAGGGCATTCACGGCGCGCTGACCGCCGGCCACTTCATGGGTTTCGTCACCGCCGCGATGCTGATGTACCAGCCGATGAAGGCGGTCGCCGCGCTGCAGACGATGCTTCAGGAGGGGGTGGCCGCTGCCAACCGCGTCTTCGGAATCATCGATCTCGACAGCCGCGTCCGCGAGGTGCCCGGGGCGTTGCCGCTGAAGGTTACTTCCGGGGAGATTCGCTTCGAGCAGGTGTCGTTCGCCTACCGCGACGGCGAGCCGGTGCTGCGGGCGCTCGACCTGCTGGTCAGGCCGGGCCAGCGCGTGGCGCTGGTCGGGCCGTCGGGTGCGGGCAAGAGCACGGTTCTGAACCTGCTGCTGCGCTTCTACGACCCGCAGTCGGGCCGCATCCTGATCGACGGCCAGCCGATCGCCGACGCCACCATCTCCAGCGTGCGCCTTGCCAGCGCGCTCGTCACCCAGGAGCCGGTGCTGTTCGATGACACGATCCGCGCCAACATCATGTACGGCTCGGAGGGGGCGAGCGAAGAAGCGATGATCGCGGCCGCCAAGGCGGCCTATGCGCATGACTTCATCATGAACTTCCCCAAGGGGTACGACACGCCGGTCGGCGAGGCGGGCGGTCTGTTGTCCGGCGGCCAGCGCCAGCGCATCGCCTTCGCGCGCGCGATGTTGCGCGACGCCCCGATCCTGCTGCTCGACGAGCCGACCAGCTCGCTCGATTCCGAGGCCGAGGCGCAGATCCAGAAGGCGCTCGACGAGCTTCTGAAGGGCCGCACGGTGATCATGATCGCGCACCGGCTGTCGACTGTGAAGAAGGCCGATGTCATCCACGTCATGGAGGCCGGCCGGGTCATCGAGAGCGGCAGCCACGACGAGCTGGTCGCCCTCGGCGGCGCCTATGCGCGCCTGCATCGCACCCAGTTCGGCAGCAACGACGACACGCCGAAGCACGGCAAGCCTCGCCGCGCGGGCGCGGCCAGTGCCTGA
- a CDS encoding DUF4170 domain-containing protein, with the protein MSEDTNSRQLLHLVFGGELKDVSDIEFKDLGKLDIVGIFPNYRTAYDAWKEAAQRTVDNAEMRYFIVHLHRLLDPDAASGS; encoded by the coding sequence ATGAGCGAAGACACCAACTCCAGACAGCTTCTGCATCTGGTCTTCGGCGGCGAGCTGAAGGATGTATCCGATATCGAGTTCAAGGATCTGGGCAAGCTCGACATCGTGGGCATCTTTCCGAACTACCGGACGGCCTACGATGCCTGGAAGGAGGCGGCGCAGCGGACTGTCGACAACGCCGAGATGCGCTATTTCATCGTCCATTTGCATCGCCTGCTGGACCCTGATGCAGCCTCGGGGAGCTGA
- a CDS encoding 3'(2'),5'-bisphosphate nucleotidase CysQ — MASQDIDDLELLTEAARAAGALALAHFRGAPRQWTKPDSTSVTEADIAVDAFLRERLMAARPAYGWLSEEHPDDGSRLRPGRRFIVDPIDGTRAFIDRGDEWVVSIAVAEGPAAVVGVLYNPVRDELWSARTGGGAYRNGVPLAVSHPAEAARARVVASRKALRQTGLSAPGFTPVQVFMKSLANRFANVAAGTVDGALATSGSADWDIAAALVLIEEAGGRVTDASGAPVRLNAGTLRHPPLVAAGEPLHASIVSAVGLSPARLQGKPQ, encoded by the coding sequence TTGGCCTCCCAGGATATCGACGATCTCGAGCTCCTCACCGAGGCGGCCCGTGCGGCCGGCGCGCTGGCGCTCGCCCATTTCCGGGGCGCACCGCGTCAGTGGACCAAACCGGACAGCACGTCGGTGACCGAAGCCGATATCGCCGTCGATGCGTTCCTGCGCGAGCGGCTCATGGCGGCGCGGCCGGCCTATGGCTGGCTCTCGGAGGAACACCCCGATGACGGATCGCGGCTGCGGCCGGGCCGGCGGTTCATCGTCGATCCGATCGACGGCACCCGTGCCTTCATCGATCGCGGCGACGAGTGGGTGGTGTCGATCGCCGTCGCCGAAGGCCCGGCCGCAGTCGTCGGCGTCCTCTACAACCCGGTGCGCGACGAACTGTGGAGCGCGCGCACCGGCGGCGGGGCCTACCGCAATGGCGTTCCCCTGGCGGTCTCCCATCCCGCCGAGGCGGCCCGCGCCCGGGTTGTCGCAAGCCGCAAGGCGCTGCGTCAGACGGGACTGTCGGCACCCGGCTTCACGCCGGTGCAGGTGTTCATGAAGTCGCTCGCCAACCGCTTCGCCAACGTCGCCGCGGGGACCGTCGACGGCGCCCTGGCGACATCCGGCAGCGCCGACTGGGACATCGCGGCCGCCCTCGTCCTGATCGAGGAGGCAGGCGGCCGCGTCACGGACGCGAGCGGCGCGCCGGTCCGGCTCAACGCAGGGACGCTGCGGCATCCGCCGCTGGTGGCGGCCGGCGAGCCGCTGCATGCGAGCATCGTTTCGGCGGTCGGCCTGTCGCCGGCCCGTCTGCAGGGGAAACCGCAATGA
- a CDS encoding DUF6101 family protein, with amino-acid sequence MRRQTAGTCEVPRGSGRSIRLDPFALPARVTFTSVARNGSAVHTVVLGRETVMIHRVGEGRIPLTISVPVSSYRGILLSTGDDGGMPSIMLRLLHRNNDLVVPLRAGGDTDDAVVDWSAWGRMLRRPLLFEDADGCIREPYERLGGVILRPVKARRVNKFFAERRPMMLCRRQVGGRPSGVIHREDEIIARDVAD; translated from the coding sequence ATGAGGCGTCAAACCGCGGGCACCTGCGAGGTGCCCCGGGGGTCGGGCCGGTCCATCCGGCTCGATCCCTTCGCGCTGCCGGCACGGGTGACGTTCACCAGCGTCGCCCGCAACGGCTCCGCGGTGCATACGGTGGTGCTTGGTCGGGAGACCGTGATGATCCACCGTGTCGGCGAGGGGCGGATCCCGCTGACCATCAGCGTGCCGGTCTCTTCATACCGCGGAATCCTGCTCAGTACAGGGGACGACGGCGGGATGCCGTCGATCATGCTGAGGCTGTTGCACCGCAACAACGATCTGGTGGTGCCCCTGCGGGCCGGGGGCGACACGGACGATGCCGTCGTCGACTGGAGCGCATGGGGCCGGATGCTGCGACGCCCGCTGCTGTTCGAGGACGCCGATGGCTGCATCCGCGAACCCTACGAGCGCTTGGGCGGTGTCATCCTGCGACCGGTCAAGGCGCGGCGCGTCAACAAGTTCTTCGCCGAACGCCGACCGATGATGCTGTGCAGGCGGCAGGTCGGCGGCCGCCCCTCCGGGGTCATCCATCGCGAGGACGAGATCATCGCACGCGACGTTGCCGATTGA
- the arfB gene encoding alternative ribosome rescue aminoacyl-tRNA hydrolase ArfB: MEPIRITASISIEESELEERFVQASGPGGQNVNKVASAVQLRFDVAGSRSLPEDVRTRLKSLAGRRLTRDGVLVIDARRHRTQERNRQDARQRLIALIRRAAERPAPRRPTRPTLASKKRRLEAKSARSAIKNRRARPEVE, encoded by the coding sequence ATGGAACCGATCCGAATCACCGCCTCGATCTCGATCGAGGAGAGCGAACTGGAGGAGCGCTTCGTCCAGGCGTCGGGTCCGGGCGGACAGAACGTCAACAAGGTCGCATCGGCCGTCCAACTTCGCTTCGACGTCGCGGGCTCCAGGTCGCTGCCCGAGGATGTGCGCACACGGCTGAAGTCGCTCGCCGGTCGCCGGCTGACGCGGGACGGCGTCCTCGTCATCGACGCCCGCCGCCACCGCACCCAGGAGCGCAACCGCCAGGACGCGCGACAGCGGCTCATCGCGCTGATCCGGCGCGCCGCCGAGCGCCCCGCTCCCCGCCGCCCGACCCGGCCCACGCTCGCCTCCAAGAAGCGCCGGCTCGAGGCGAAGAGCGCGCGCTCGGCGATCAAGAACCGGCGGGCAAGACCCGAAGTCGAGTAG
- a CDS encoding L,D-transpeptidase — MSQGHVDLLAAHQPRLERLSRRSFLAGAAAALCAPGLAGCATSGGMTRAEAALAYGPLPDEPFPVPAVDLDRLDPKFYRRRVKFETDAAPGTIVIDPGNYYLYFVEEGGFATRYGANVPRPEFLWHGTAYVGRKAEWPVWTPTRDQIGRDPELKKYAGGMPPGLDNPLGARVLYLYQDGRYTLCTIYSTIYPHTIGQGVSSGCVGLLTQDMIHLYARTPVDTEVVILPA; from the coding sequence ATGTCGCAAGGACATGTCGATCTGTTGGCTGCGCATCAGCCACGCTTGGAGCGCCTCAGTCGCCGGTCGTTCCTGGCCGGAGCCGCTGCCGCACTCTGCGCGCCGGGGCTCGCCGGTTGCGCGACCTCCGGTGGCATGACCCGTGCCGAGGCGGCGCTCGCCTACGGGCCGTTGCCCGACGAGCCGTTTCCCGTTCCGGCCGTCGATCTCGATCGGCTCGACCCGAAATTCTATCGCCGCAGGGTCAAGTTCGAGACCGATGCGGCACCCGGCACGATCGTCATCGACCCGGGCAACTACTACCTCTACTTCGTCGAGGAAGGCGGCTTCGCGACCCGCTATGGCGCAAATGTTCCTCGCCCCGAATTCCTGTGGCACGGAACCGCCTATGTCGGTCGCAAGGCGGAGTGGCCTGTCTGGACGCCGACCCGCGACCAGATCGGACGCGATCCCGAGCTCAAGAAGTATGCCGGCGGGATGCCGCCCGGCCTCGACAACCCGCTCGGTGCGCGCGTCCTCTACCTGTATCAGGACGGCAGGTACACGCTCTGCACGATCTACAGCACGATCTATCCGCATACGATCGGACAGGGCGTCTCCAGCGGTTGCGTCGGCCTCCTCACCCAAGACATGATACACCTCTACGCGCGCACGCCGGTCGACACCGAAGTCGTCATCCTGCCGGCATAG
- the ubiA gene encoding 4-hydroxybenzoate octaprenyltransferase, translating into MSDPTATIDAVRDHWVARIAPVWAKPYLRMARLDRPIGWWLLLWPCWWSAALAAIAGGLPWPNPWHLLLFLIGAVAMRGAGCVWNDIVDRDIDARVERTRLRPIPSGQVGVREAAAFMAGLCLIGLLVLLQFNAFAVAVGFGSVAIVLVYPLMKRVTWWPQLVLGLAFNWGAFMGWAAAFGSLDLAPVLLYLSGIAWTIGYDTIYAHQDIEDDVLVGVHSTARLFGSRTREMLALFYAVATILFGLAIAAADGGLPAFLGLALGAVHLAWQVATFRYDDPARCLTLFRANRDYGWIVFAGLVADAALRVF; encoded by the coding sequence ATGAGCGATCCCACCGCCACCATCGACGCCGTGCGGGACCATTGGGTGGCGCGCATCGCGCCGGTCTGGGCGAAGCCCTATCTGCGCATGGCCCGCCTCGACCGGCCGATCGGCTGGTGGCTGCTGCTGTGGCCGTGCTGGTGGTCGGCGGCGCTCGCGGCAATCGCCGGCGGCCTGCCATGGCCGAACCCTTGGCACCTCCTGCTGTTCCTGATCGGAGCGGTCGCCATGCGCGGCGCCGGTTGCGTCTGGAACGACATCGTCGACCGCGACATCGACGCCAGGGTCGAGCGGACGCGGCTCAGGCCGATCCCCTCTGGTCAGGTCGGCGTCCGTGAGGCCGCCGCGTTCATGGCCGGGCTCTGCCTGATCGGTCTGCTGGTGCTCTTGCAATTCAACGCGTTTGCGGTCGCCGTCGGCTTCGGCTCGGTGGCAATCGTGCTCGTCTATCCGCTGATGAAGCGGGTGACGTGGTGGCCGCAGCTCGTGCTCGGCCTCGCCTTCAACTGGGGCGCCTTCATGGGCTGGGCGGCGGCCTTCGGCTCGCTCGATCTCGCCCCGGTGTTGCTCTATCTCAGCGGCATCGCCTGGACCATCGGCTACGACACGATCTACGCCCATCAGGACATCGAGGATGACGTCCTCGTCGGCGTCCACTCGACAGCCCGGCTGTTCGGATCGCGGACGCGCGAGATGCTGGCGCTGTTCTATGCGGTGGCGACGATCCTGTTCGGCCTTGCCATCGCGGCGGCAGATGGCGGCTTGCCGGCCTTCCTCGGCCTCGCGCTCGGCGCCGTCCACCTCGCCTGGCAGGTCGCGACCTTCCGCTACGACGATCCGGCCCGCTGTCTGACGCTGTTCCGCGCCAACCGCGACTACGGCTGGATCGTGTTCGCCGGCCTGGTCGCGGATGCGGCGCTGCGGGTGTTCTAG
- a CDS encoding 16S rRNA (uracil(1498)-N(3))-methyltransferase: MTKPPRLFIDAPLATEGTITLAAEQAHYLTNVMRRQEGDPVMLFNGRDGEWLGTIRRRGRKVVEVALARQERDQASPPDIHYCFAPIKRARLDFIAQKATEMGASRLQPVLTRHTVAERVNVERLTANAIEAAEQCGVLWVPQVAEPITFERFLADRDPTRALVFCDEAAAVADPIAALARVPFGPLAVLIGPEGGFADEERTALLAAPNVTAISLGPRIMRADTAGIAAMALVQAVLGDWRGHQGR, from the coding sequence ATGACCAAGCCGCCTCGCCTGTTCATCGACGCGCCGCTCGCCACCGAGGGCACGATCACGCTTGCGGCCGAGCAGGCGCATTACCTGACCAATGTCATGCGCCGGCAGGAGGGCGATCCGGTCATGCTGTTCAACGGTCGCGACGGCGAATGGCTCGGCACAATCCGGCGGCGTGGCCGCAAGGTGGTAGAGGTGGCGCTCGCGAGGCAGGAGCGTGACCAGGCCAGCCCACCCGACATCCATTACTGCTTTGCGCCGATCAAGCGCGCGAGACTCGACTTCATCGCCCAGAAGGCGACCGAGATGGGCGCGTCGCGACTGCAACCGGTGCTGACACGACATACCGTGGCCGAGCGGGTCAATGTCGAGCGGCTTACCGCCAATGCGATCGAGGCGGCGGAGCAATGCGGGGTCCTGTGGGTGCCCCAGGTGGCGGAACCGATCACCTTCGAGCGCTTCCTCGCGGATCGCGATCCGACCCGCGCGCTGGTCTTCTGCGACGAGGCGGCTGCGGTCGCCGATCCCATCGCCGCCCTGGCGCGGGTGCCGTTCGGGCCGCTTGCGGTGCTGATCGGCCCGGAAGGCGGCTTTGCGGACGAGGAGCGGACCGCGCTGCTGGCTGCGCCCAACGTCACGGCGATTTCGCTGGGGCCGAGGATCATGCGCGCCGACACCGCCGGCATCGCCGCGATGGCGCTGGTGCAGGCCGTGCTGGGCGATTGGCGCGGTCATCAAGGCCGCTGA